A stretch of the bacterium genome encodes the following:
- a CDS encoding arginine decarboxylase, pyruvoyl-dependent: protein MKVVPKKFFLTSGVGRDKDYIMSFAIALEDAGIGKFNLVKVSSIIPPGCDLISKDEGLKLLSPGQIIHCVLAENTTQKADELITAALGAAIPASKTEVGYFFEFTDSGKTKEETGIYAEGLARSMVYKTSGLSITQSLNIACEAKGVNSLWTTVVAVAVYIFT from the coding sequence ATTAAGGTGGTTCCTAAAAAGTTCTTTTTAACTTCAGGAGTAGGTAGAGACAAGGATTACATTATGAGCTTTGCAATTGCACTTGAAGATGCCGGTATTGGCAAATTCAATCTTGTAAAAGTATCAAGCATTATACCACCCGGCTGTGACCTTATAAGCAAAGATGAGGGCTTAAAGCTTTTATCTCCGGGTCAAATTATTCACTGTGTTTTAGCCGAGAATACTACTCAAAAAGCTGATGAACTAATCACTGCTGCCTTAGGAGCGGCAATTCCAGCCTCTAAAACTGAAGTTGGCTACTTTTTTGAGTTTACTGATTCAGGCAAAACCAAAGAAGAGACTGGTATATATGCAGAAGGATTGGCACGCTCAATGGTTTACAAAACTTCTGGCCTTTCTATAACACAGAGTCTAAATATAGCCTGTGAGGCAAAAGGAGTTAATTCACTCTGGACTACTGTAGTTGCAGTAGCAGTGTATATATTCACATAG
- a CDS encoding ATP-binding cassette domain-containing protein, translated as MIEVKNLTKKYNSFVAVDNISFKIERGEIVGFLGPNGAGKTTTLRVITGYFPPTNGSCRIAGFDIEESPIEAKSKIGYLPENNPLYHEMKVIEYLEFISSLRGLTNTKKRIKEVIEVCKIYEVIGQTIGRLSKGYRQRVGLAQTILHNPEILIMDEPTEGLDPNQIIEVRELIKELGKEKTVFISTHRLTEVEATCKRILIINRGKIVADSPREELYRIARGREVIELALKGPKEAILQSVKNAPGVERIDVIGEEGEIIRYEIETKPDTDPREAIFKLCTTNNWIIIDMHRKVTSLEDVFRELTKE; from the coding sequence ATGATAGAGGTCAAAAATCTAACTAAAAAATACAATAGCTTTGTAGCTGTTGATAATATATCCTTTAAAATTGAGCGTGGTGAAATTGTAGGCTTTCTCGGTCCAAATGGAGCAGGTAAGACTACTACACTTAGAGTAATAACAGGATATTTTCCACCAACTAATGGAAGCTGCAGGATTGCAGGCTTTGATATTGAGGAGTCGCCTATTGAGGCAAAGAGTAAAATAGGATACCTGCCAGAAAATAATCCACTTTATCATGAGATGAAAGTGATTGAGTACCTCGAATTCATCAGTAGCTTGAGAGGTCTCACTAACACAAAGAAAAGAATTAAAGAAGTAATTGAGGTATGTAAGATTTATGAAGTTATTGGTCAAACAATAGGTAGACTTTCAAAAGGGTATCGTCAGAGGGTAGGACTTGCGCAAACTATATTGCATAACCCTGAAATCTTGATTATGGACGAGCCAACTGAGGGACTTGACCCAAATCAGATAATAGAGGTGAGGGAACTTATCAAGGAACTTGGTAAAGAGAAGACAGTTTTTATATCCACTCATAGGCTAACCGAAGTAGAAGCTACGTGTAAACGTATCTTAATTATAAATCGTGGCAAAATTGTAGCTGATTCACCAAGAGAAGAGCTGTATAGAATAGCAAGGGGTAGAGAAGTTATTGAACTTGCACTTAAGGGACCAAAAGAAGCTATCTTACAAAGTGTGAAGAATGCACCTGGGGTTGAGAGAATAGATGTAATTGGTGAAGAAGGAGAGATAATAAGGTATGAAATTGAAACAAAGCCAGACACAGACCCAAGGGAGGCAATTTTTAAGCTTTGCACTACTAACAATTGGATAATTATTGACATGCATCGTAAAGTGACATCACTTGAAGATGTGTTTAGAGAGCTAACAAAGGAATAA